The segment AGTTATATACTTTGAACGGGGTGTCAATGACCAGTTTCATACCTTTGGTGACGGTGTCTGGTGGGCGTTAGTGACTATCACTACAGTGGGTTATGGTGATAAATTTCCGTTAAGCATTGGCGGCAGGGCTGTAGCCCTAGTAGTGATGATCGCAGGTATTGGTACCTTTGGTTATTTGGCGGGGTCGCTATTGGAAGATATTTTAAAAAGGGGGCGCGGCTTAATGCCGGTAAACTATTGTAACCATTTCGTGGTCTGTGATTATAGTCATAAAACCAATGCCATTGTGGAGGAACTCTTGAAAGATGACTCGGCAGCTAAAATTGTATTGTTGGCAGACCGAGACGAAAACCCTATGCCCGGTCACGAGATACATTTCGTTAAGGGGTCAAGCACTGACGAAAATGCACTTAAAAAAGCCAATATTCAGCAGGCGCGGCTGGTAATTGTGTTGGCAGAAAGTTCTGTGGACGAGTCTTTGGCAGATTCCCATTCTGTCCTAACTACCTTGGCAGTACGTCATCTCAACCCTAAGGCGAAAATAATTGCGGAGGTACTGGACCCGAAGAATATTTCTCATTTCCAACGAGCCGGTGCGGATGAAATTATTTCTTCCGGTGAATTGGCCAGCAGCTTGATTGTACGGGCAGGTCTTTACAGCGGCGGCAGCAGGCTTATTCGTGAGTTGGTTACCAATAAGTTTGGTAATGAGGTTTACGAAA is part of the Metallumcola ferriviriculae genome and harbors:
- a CDS encoding potassium channel family protein, whose protein sequence is MPFFFTLFRRLNIFGRWRTRYGISVILLLTVVLVGASLVIYFERGVNDQFHTFGDGVWWALVTITTVGYGDKFPLSIGGRAVALVVMIAGIGTFGYLAGSLLEDILKRGRGLMPVNYCNHFVVCDYSHKTNAIVEELLKDDSAAKIVLLADRDENPMPGHEIHFVKGSSTDENALKKANIQQARLVIVLAESSVDESLADSHSVLTTLAVRHLNPKAKIIAEVLDPKNISHFQRAGADEIISSGELASSLIVRAGLYSGGSRLIRELVTNKFGNEVYESIVPSNLKGETFASAARLVRQQSGILIGINRNNEVLTNPNDELVIKAGDHLIYIAQEPILNESTISDTYGA